A window of the Equus przewalskii isolate Varuska chromosome 10, EquPr2, whole genome shotgun sequence genome harbors these coding sequences:
- the GNGT2 gene encoding guanine nucleotide-binding protein G(I)/G(S)/G(O) subunit gamma-T2 encodes MAQDLSEKELLKMEVEQLKKEVKNTRLPISKTGKEIKEYVEAEAGNDPLLKGVPEDKNPFKEKGSCVIS; translated from the exons ATGGCCCAGGACCTCAGTGAGAAGGAGCTGTTGAAGATGGAGGTGGAGCAGCTGAAGAAGGAAGTGAAGAACACTAGACTTCCG ATTTCCaagacaggaaaggaaatcaAGGAATATGTGGAGGCTGAAGCAGGAAATGACCCACTTCTCAAAGGCGTCCCTGAGGACAAGAATCCCTTCAAGGAGAAGGGCTCTTGTGTGATCAGCTGA